A section of the Humulus lupulus chromosome 2, drHumLupu1.1, whole genome shotgun sequence genome encodes:
- the LOC133814295 gene encoding uncharacterized protein LOC133814295: MASGGMVPFQVPMLTKSNYDNWSIKMKALLGAQDVCKIVEKGHKEVSAIVNQLRRNDDDVSEVKVIEKIICTVTPAFEYIATNIEENKDLETTTVEQLMGSLQSYEEKQNRKNKQKETVEQLLQFNLKEENFSNNREERGKGRDKGSRRGRGHGKGREGRGGFDNFNNGERSRNPQATKGRRRGNSSSRNDKFHIKCYNCNKFGASKCRSRKVEEKVNFVEDKGLEEGTLLLACKDKDEGQENRWYLDTGASNHMCGQRRMFVELNKAVKGNVSFGDESKILVDGQGKILICLKNVYFVPNMKNNILSLSQQKMSFASVSNCHN, translated from the exons atggcaagtggaggaatGGTCCCCTTCCAAGTTCCAATGCTCACCAAGAGCAACTATGACAATTGGAGTATCAAGATGAAGGCACTACTAGGAGCTCAAGATGTTTGCAAGATTGTTGAGAAAGGCCATAAGGA AGTATCGGCAATTGTTAATCAATTAAGAAGAAATGATGACGATGTTAGTGAAGTGAAGGTTATAGAGAAAATTATTTGCACTGTAACTCCAGCGTTTGAATACATTGCTACAAACATTGAAGAAAATAAAGATTTAGAAACTACGACTGTTGAGCAACTCATGGGTTCTTTACAATCCTATGAGGAGaaacaaaatagaaaaaataagcaAAAGGAGACAGTGGAGCAATTACTACAATTCAACTTGAAGGAAGAAAATTTCAGTAATAATAGAGAAGAAAGAGGAAAAGGACGTGACAAAGGAAGCAGACGTGGACGTGGTCATGGAAAAGGAAGAGAAGGAAGGGGTGGCTTCGATAACTTCAATAATGGAGAAAGAAGTCGAAATCCACAAGCAACAAAAGGACGCAGAAGAGGCAACTCATCATCAAGGAATGACAAATTCCACATTAAATGCTACAATTGTAATAAGTTCGGCGCCTCCAAGTGTAGATCAAGGAAGGTTGAAGAAAAAGTCAATTTTGTCGAAGACAAAGGTTTAGAAGAAGGAACATTGCTACTAGCTTGCAAAGACAAAGATGAAGGCCAAGAAAATAGATGGTATCTTGATACTGGAGCTAGCAATCACATGTGTGGACAAAGAAGAATGTTCGTGGAGCTTAATAAAGCGGTAAAAGGAAATGTCTCTTTTGGAGATGAGTCAAAAATACTCGTGGATGGCCAAGGTAAAATTCTCATATGCTTGAAGAACGTTTACTTTGTGCCCAACATGAAGAACAATATTTTGAGTTTGAGTCAACAGAaaatgtcatttgcgtcagtttctaactgccacaattga